The DNA region CCGCTAAGATTTAAATAGATAAGGAGGCTAAACGTTACGTATCCCAGAGGAATTTTTCTTCTTATGATAAGATATTCTTCATTAACGGATATAAATATGTGTTCCTTCTACATTTTACCAAATCAAAAATTTATATAGGAGGAAATCAATAAGAGGGACAATGAAGAAAATTAATATGTTTCTGTTTTTTATATTATACACACTAATACATGCGTCGACAATATTGTGTCACGGCCCCGAACCCGTCGAAGTCTGGTTCCGAAATCTAAAGAAACCGTCGGTACCGAAAACCGCCGTGATCCAGTTCTATGTTCAAGATTTCATAGGTGGTCCTAGGCAATCAGCTTGGCAAGTAGCTCAAGCTAGCATTACTCCGACTTCCCCGACCAATTTTGGCAGACTCATCGTGGCAGATAGCTTACTAACTGTCGGAACCGATTTAAACTCGGCACCCATCGGGCGAGGTCAAGGGTTGATCGGTTATTCAGATTTGAACGAACCGGCGGTATCTTCGAGTATTAACTACGTTTTCACAAGTGGTAAATACAACGGGAGCACACTCTCCATGATCGGAAGAAACCCACTATCTGCTGCCGGTGATCGAGAGTTATCTATAGTTGGTGGTACCGGTGTTTTTCGATTGGCACGAGGTATAGCTACCGTCCGTACGTACTTAGATTTTGATGCCACGGGTTATGGCATTTTCAATTATACTTTGTATGTCATTTATCCTTAGCGTGGCCATGATTATTTGTCATTTGATGAATCATTGGCGTGAATAAACAAGATCCGTAATAGGGCATCTCGAGagatacatacatatacattatacatatacatatatatataaacttgtTCGAACATCTCATTCACGATAGCATaaacaacatatatatatataaacttgtTCGAACATCTCATTCACGATAGCATAAACAGGCACATATATGATATGCTAACAATTAATAAGGAATAatacatttatatatttttagaaaTGATGAAATATTAATTCCTTCTCATTTTGCAAATACAGTCGTAGATTGGGTCACCCATGTTTTATGAACTAAGGATTAAAGTTACTATACAACAATCAATAATGAACTTGAACAAAACCAAAGATCTGAATAAATATTTTCACATTTTGACACGAGACAAGAAGAGTACATACAACGGTCGAATTACATCCCGTGTAGCGTCGACAAAGTTAGGTCGTCGGATCCCCAACACAACGAAGTTTCCAGGAGGTAAAATACTCCTTACCCTGTGTATCATTTCGGGAGCTCGTATGCAAGTAGGGGAGTGGCAGCAGGAAATTTCTGAATTTGCAGTCCATGTTCTGCACAAATTTGCAGCCATTGATTCCTGTCAATCCAAAAGAGAACTCCAAGTGAAAGTTTAACAATAAATAAGAAACCATAAATtcaaatacacacacacatatatatttatatagattaAGCAGAACTCACAAGTCACAACAACAAGCAACATATTAAATTAACaccaaataaagaaaaattaacAGCTTCTGCTAAAATTCAATCCGTGAGATTTTATAGAAAACCCCTTAAATACATATAACATACAGTCAGAATGTAAAAGGAATTCACGAAACATGAGTACCTCTTCATGTCTCAGCTAACTCGGACCGGTGCCAATAACTTTTCTCGCATGAAATGCCCGAAACTGGTGCATTCACCTGAATTTAGTTCAGTAATCTTTTGGCAACGAATTCGGCTTCCCTCAATTTTCCTTCAGCTTCGAGACCGATTCTCAACTCTTCAATGCAGCTTGAAGGTTGTTCTATACCCTTCTCTAACAATTCATAGTAAAGGTTGAATGCTTCTGATAGCCTGTGGCCTTTACAGAGACCCGTTAAAACAGTATTGCATATGGCAATATCGACAGTCTGGTCATTTTCCAGGCTGAACATGAGCAATTCACTTGCCTCCATGAACTTTCTATCCTTGCAAAGTGACACAATCAGTTCTTCTATACGGACTATGTAACCATTTTTATAGAGACTCCTAACAAGCTGAAATGCCTTTTTCTGTGCACCACTCCTGAAGATCACTTTGATTGCATCTGTTGAGAGATTGATGTTTGGTCTAATCTTTTTGTCTAACATTAGCATAATCAAGCAAGccgattcatgagaagaatccTTTTTGAAAAGTTCCATAAGAACACGGTGGAATGTGGATGTTCTTGGAAGATGGGAACCATTCGACATCTTTTCCAAGGTGTCGTAGGCGAGGTTTGGTTGCCCCCTACATAGAAGACCTTCTATTAGTGATTCATAAATCTCGGCATCAGGGACAAAACTTCTCCTCAACATCAAGACCAAGAGTTTATGCCCATCTTCAACCGTCCCTTCCTTACAATGCcccaaaatcaaagttttatAAGCCGAAGGATCTTGTATCCCTCGTTTCATTAGCTGCCTGAACACTCTCTCAGCTTTCTTAGTCTTCCCATTTGCACATAAATTACGAAAAATGGGATTATACGCTGCAGCAAGAGGCGTACAACCATCTTCACACAACAAAATTTCCTTCTCAAATAACTCATCAAGCAACTTCTCTGCCATGTTAAAATTTCCCTTTTTACACACAGCCCTAATCAGCATACTATACGTGGCTGAATCTTGTTTAACATTCAGCTCCGTCATCTTCTCAAAAACTCTCAGAGCCTCGTCCAAATTCCCCCCATTGCAATGAGCATTCATCACCGTGTTAAAAGTACACGTGTCTGGCACCAATCCCACATCCCCTCCATCACATTTCCCTAAAATCTCTTTTACCATATCAAAGTTCTGAGATTCACAGAGCCCTTGAATAATAGTATTATAAGTGATTTCATTTGGCTTGATGCCAAGGTCAACCATTTTTCTGAACACATCCATAGCCTCGCCAATTTCTCCTTTTCCGCAATACCCTCGAATCAAAGTAGTGTAGCTAATAACATTTGGCTTCAAATTCTCCCCTTTCTTTTGCATACCATCAACCACATTACGTGCCATGTTGACCTTTCCATCTCTACACAAACCATCAACAATCGTATTGTACGTTAACAAATCTGGTGTACAATCAAATTTCTCTATCTCTTTAAAGATCCTAAATGCTTCATCAATCCTCGAGTTCCTACAAAAGCCTCTTATCAAGATATTGAAGGTATACAAATCCGGATTCACTCCATATGTGCTAAGCATTTCATGGTATAGATCCAAAACCGTTCTCATCCTTCCACTTTTGAGCAAAATCAAGAACAGACAATTAAAAGTAACAGCTGAAGGAGAAATGCCCATTGATTTCATTAGCTTAAATACCTTTAAAGATTCTTGAAAAAGCCCAGCATCACCATAACTACGAATCAAGCTGTTGAAAAACTTGTCAGTCAGCTGTACAACATGGTTGGATTTCTTGGGTATAGAAATTAGGAAGTTCCGGGCCGCATTGAGGTTACGAGCCCGGCCAAGAATTTCGAGCATGATGAAGTAGGAGTGATGGGTGTGTGTAAAGCCAGAACCTTGCGCCCAATTGAAAAACCGAAGGGCTTTGGAAGGGGTTTTGACAAGGCGGAGAGTTTGGAGAACGGTTGTTTGGGAGAGCGGGGTGGTGGTGCAGAGGAAGGACTCGAGTCGGGCCGACCAAGCGGCGGCAGCGTTGATGAGCCTGGCCATGGTTCGGGCTTTCTTTGTTTTTGTTGGCTTGGAATCATGATATTCATCTTTCTTTGATTTCTTACCGGGTGCGACCACAGCAGAGACGGCGAAGGCGGAAAATGGAGGCGGTTGGCGGAATACTTGCGTGAGATTTGAAGGGAAGACAGAGGTGCAGTACGAGAGCTTGAATTGGAAGATTTTCCTCCTGAAGTTCATCGAGAATTTTGGTGGGAGGGATAGGCGGCGCCACCAAACTCCCAAAACTCGCCGGCCGACGCCACCAGGAACCCGTTTTCGAAATAAACCGAATTAAACCGATCGACACAATTATAATCGAACCAATCGTA from Primulina tabacum isolate GXHZ01 chromosome 14, ASM2559414v2, whole genome shotgun sequence includes:
- the LOC142524165 gene encoding pentatricopeptide repeat-containing protein At1g02060, chloroplastic, coding for MNFRRKIFQFKLSYCTSVFPSNLTQVFRQPPPFSAFAVSAVVAPGKKSKKDEYHDSKPTKTKKARTMARLINAAAAWSARLESFLCTTTPLSQTTVLQTLRLVKTPSKALRFFNWAQGSGFTHTHHSYFIMLEILGRARNLNAARNFLISIPKKSNHVVQLTDKFFNSLIRSYGDAGLFQESLKVFKLMKSMGISPSAVTFNCLFLILLKSGRMRTVLDLYHEMLSTYGVNPDLYTFNILIRGFCRNSRIDEAFRIFKEIEKFDCTPDLLTYNTIVDGLCRDGKVNMARNVVDGMQKKGENLKPNVISYTTLIRGYCGKGEIGEAMDVFRKMVDLGIKPNEITYNTIIQGLCESQNFDMVKEILGKCDGGDVGLVPDTCTFNTVMNAHCNGGNLDEALRVFEKMTELNVKQDSATYSMLIRAVCKKGNFNMAEKLLDELFEKEILLCEDGCTPLAAAYNPIFRNLCANGKTKKAERVFRQLMKRGIQDPSAYKTLILGHCKEGTVEDGHKLLVLMLRRSFVPDAEIYESLIEGLLCRGQPNLAYDTLEKMSNGSHLPRTSTFHRVLMELFKKDSSHESACLIMLMLDKKIRPNINLSTDAIKVIFRSGAQKKAFQLVRSLYKNGYIVRIEELIVSLCKDRKFMEASELLMFSLENDQTVDIAICNTVLTGLCKGHRLSEAFNLYYELLEKGIEQPSSCIEELRIGLEAEGKLREAEFVAKRLLN